In Candidatus Eisenbacteria bacterium, one genomic interval encodes:
- a CDS encoding FlgD immunoglobulin-like domain containing protein — PDLVIARYDPGTRYVQILLGTMGGTFTAGGPQFAIPGTGIYDIEILDVGGDDVPDIVLATGGLYVVYGNGAGGFSFGYAVNVGSTTVQTVCSADFDQDGTMDVAVSDLNSALKVAWGSANPPFSTYVSSATPGSGWDLQTGRAERDGRQFLYLSTSGLNQVAVMQPGGTPGSFTTAATYATGGDPEELVLGDLNRDGLLDVFTANSATGNISVFAGSSTLVTGVSSSPVAPSTRLEQNAPNPFNPRTTIRFSVAEPGAVRLDVYDVQGRHVSTLVDGMIAAGDHAVPWDGRSDSGSSAASGVYFYRLRTASGESESRRMVMVR, encoded by the coding sequence GGCCCGACCTGGTGATCGCGAGATATGACCCGGGAACGCGATACGTCCAGATACTGCTCGGAACCATGGGCGGGACGTTCACGGCCGGTGGACCCCAGTTCGCGATTCCGGGGACAGGGATCTACGACATCGAGATCCTCGATGTCGGCGGCGACGATGTTCCCGACATCGTCCTGGCGACCGGCGGACTGTACGTCGTGTACGGAAACGGGGCCGGAGGGTTCAGCTTCGGCTACGCGGTCAATGTCGGCAGTACGACCGTTCAGACGGTCTGCTCCGCGGATTTCGATCAGGACGGGACTATGGACGTAGCCGTGTCGGATCTCAACTCGGCGCTGAAGGTGGCGTGGGGCTCCGCGAATCCGCCCTTCTCCACCTACGTCTCGTCCGCGACCCCCGGGAGCGGGTGGGACCTCCAGACCGGACGGGCCGAGCGCGATGGACGGCAGTTCCTCTATCTCTCAACCTCCGGTCTGAACCAGGTCGCGGTGATGCAGCCGGGGGGGACTCCGGGGAGCTTCACCACGGCCGCTACGTACGCCACGGGCGGAGATCCCGAGGAGCTCGTCCTCGGCGATCTAAACCGCGACGGTCTCTTGGACGTGTTCACCGCGAACTCCGCGACGGGAAACATCTCCGTGTTCGCGGGATCGTCGACGCTGGTGACGGGGGTCAGCTCGTCTCCCGTGGCGCCGAGCACCAGGCTGGAGCAAAACGCCCCGAACCCGTTCAACCCACGGACGACCATTCGTTTCTCGGTGGCGGAGCCCGGCGCCGTGCGACTCGATGTGTACGACGTGCAAGGCAGGCACGTCTCGACGCTGGTGGACGGCATGATCGCGGCGGGCGACCACGCGGTGCCATGGGACGGACGATCGGACTCCGGATCCTCCGCCGCCTCCGGCGTGTACTTCTACCGGCTTCGCACGGCTTCGGGGGAATCCGAATCGAGGCGAATGGTCATGGTGCGATAG